The Pecten maximus chromosome 10, xPecMax1.1, whole genome shotgun sequence region aatactagaatgtGATAGTAATGATAATTCAATTACAGATTCGTTCAAAGGATGACCCTGAAAGCCAAGCCTTTTCCGGTCAAATACTGGATTTAAGGACTTTTAATGTTTGTATGAACCATGCATGGATAAGGTTTATTGTAAGTATGGCCACAGAGTATGGCCACAGAGTATGGCCACAGAGTATGGCAAAGGTAGCATCAGACATGACACGGATCAAACAAAATTacagttacagtaacatcaGACATGACACGGATCAAACAAAATTacagttacagtaacatcaGACATGACATGAACCAAATAAAGTTACAGCAAAAGTGACATCAGACATGACATGAATCAAATAAAGTTACACCAAAGTAACATCAGACATGACATGAACCAAATAAAGTTACACCAAAGTAACATCAGGCATGACATGAACCAAATAAAGTTACAGCAAAAGTGACATCAGAAATGACATGAATCAAATAAAGATACAGCAAAAGTGACATCAGAAATGACATgaatcaaacaatattacaGCAAAATAACATTAGACATGACATGAATCAAATAAAGTTACAGCAAAATAACATTAGACTTGAcattaatcaaataaaattacATGACATGAATTACATGATTTGCATAACATATCAAgaacattataatatattgtaatacatttttGGATCATTAAACATATTTCTGAACAAAGACATCAAAGTGTCCGTAAATGCAGTTTGTCAGGACTTCCCTGTTATTCAAAAGATCAGCACTTTACCAACAACGTGACATGTTATTGTTGTCTGTGATAGTTGTTGTTGATACCATATGTCCCCAGTTAGTATGAATTATCTGatgattgtttgtttttgtttaacgtcctattaacagccagggtcatttaaggacgtgccaggttttggaggtggaggaaagccggagtacccggagaaaaaccaccggcctacggtcagtacctggcaactgccccacgtaggtttcgaactcgcaacccagaggtggagggctagtgttaaagtgtcgggacaccatCTGATGAACAATCACATGAGCCTCATACAATGTTTTGGTGAGAGGGTAGCTTTTAAAATGCCGATTTCCTTGATTAAAATAACATCACATTACAAAGCCATAACAGTGGTTGAAATATCTGTTGTCTGATCAGACATTTCAATAGATGTAAGTTAATCCTTagtcgtacagtgtataccacgacttttgtattacatttacTTGATATTCAAATCCCTTACATTTGTGGATAAGACACCAATAATCAGTTCAGACAACCACTCGAATTTTATCAAGAGAAATAAAGATATTctaattatttatgttttaaaattgaCGTCAGATGTCAGTTGTCATGGTAATAAGTACTTTTCCAATTGTTGTAGTTTGTGAGAAGCAATTACATCTAAGCACTATAACAAGGAAATTAAGAAATCAAATGTGATGGAAGCGTCCCTGTTGCTGTCACAAGGAAATCTAAAAAGTTGCAGGTTGAAGTGCATGGAATAGGAGCGATAATTGGTGAGTATTTTACTCGGTCCCGTCAACTCCAATTTATCCGTGTTGTATTGCATCTCCATATCTAATATTTGGCTTTtgaagaataaataaatacatccCCTTGGATCGGCAACTTTAAACACATTGAGATCTATAACCGGCGACATCGCTTTGTAATAACAGTGTCACGTAAGCCTGCGGTCTATACCTACCCGACCGTACCCTAATAAACGTGTATATTGCACGAACCAAGGGGAAATTACctactttttcatttttaatgtcATTGTAATCAACTTTACCAAAGGAAACATGAAACAGCATTAGAACttaaattcataataaatgCCTCCTTTGTTTTCATTGTGTTGACGTCGATGCAGATTGAAACTTGATATCAGGACCAGGTTGTGGATACTTACATTATAgttgtattacctgtattactTAATCTAAATTGTACATAAATCAGGACTGTGGAGCACTACCGTAAACATATctcgtacatatacatataaatatagatttaaactacacatatatatatctaaaactTGCGCTGATTTTTATATCTAACGACCTGGCATGGCTCGACAACGTAGACAATAAACACTTTAGTGCTCGGTATATTACTATCGATTTTTACCCTGGATCTGTTATTTATAAAGGCGAACCAGGAAGTTGTATATATCCTGGGGTTTTGCCAATTGGTTGTAaatttgatataataatttGATCACGAATACCCGACAGTATAAACAACATATATGATAAGTCATTGTGAGTTCCCCAGGCTATTATTTTGACGTTTTTAATTCTCTTTTGGCAATGGCTTGTGCTCAACGGGCATCGAGCTTGGAGGAAACACTGGCCGATCTTGGTACTTATCTGACTACTAAGCGTCAGATAACTATACAACGCGATTCAATATTCAAGGATTTTATAGAAGTTCTCCAAAGACCTGGAGCCGACAAATCTCGCTTTGAGGTGAAGTTTACACATGACGGATGGACGGAGCCAGCCAGTGACACGGGTGGACCTAGAAATCAGTTGTTTACCAACTTTTTTCAAGAATGTATGGTTCCTGAACGACGCATGTTTCAAAGGTATGACAAAGAACTGTTTCCGGTCGACAATCCAGCTGCATTGCATGGACGCTGGTTCTTCTCACTGGGTCGAGCTATTGTCCTCTCTCTCGTACAACAAGGAGCCGGCTTTCCTTACCTAGCTAAATGCTGTTTCAAGAAAATTCTAAATAATGACTATATACCAGAGGATAAAAATCTGAAAAAGTTACTCCAAAAACTCACCAAGGCTCAGGTAAGTTCAAAGGTTACTTATCGTATATGCTCTATGTAAGCTCTGCGTACTTGTAGCAACTGCCATTTAAGattcaagatttcaagattttattattCACTTAGACACAATTTTGATGTGTGACAAGAGGTCATGCATATTACATAGTTTAAATACATGACAGGCAATaacttagatatatataaatatcagttttACATGATTATATACAAAGAGCATACTTAttgaaggggccgcggtggctgagtggttaaggtgtcccgacactttaacactagccctccacctctgggttgcgagttcgaaacctacgtggggcagttgccaggtactgaccgtaggccggcggttttttctccgggtactccggctttcctccacctttaaaacctggcacgtccttaaatgacactggctgttaataggacgttaaataaaaccaaaccaaaccaagcctACTTATTGTAACTGCATCCAGCTCTTACGTAAAGCATTCAGTAGTGGTAataacactataacatatacgatattttttataataaatagacttatatttgttaacagatttttatgaaaacttataaacattcctttcattttgtACTTACTGGGATTTTTGTAGTAATATGCCGGGATGTACTTCAGCTTCAGTTGTGTACAATTTTTacgcagaaaaaaaaaaaaaaatcgtcacctacatatgtataccactataacagGATGGGCATATCCGGTCCTGATGCTGAATTCCTCGCCATCTTCCTACTTCTACTGGAAGACTAATATTTGAAGttttaaatttacaaatatttttttagtatttttttattcagatGTAGTAGATAATCATCCATACcggaattattttaaaaatagtaTACACACGTCCCCTGGACGAATGTTCAATTTCATTTAACCAGGATTGAATAAACTGatctttcatttttttgtaatttcagTCTTTAGATAATTAATATTTGGTACACAAATTTTCAGATACATCCAGACATGACTTAAATCAATACTATCTAGTGTGTTTTAAATATAGTTAATCCATTTAAATTCCATTTGACCTGTTTCATGTAGTACATACATCAATCCATACATACAActtgataatttgttttcattcaaaACCAGCGAGTACCAAAATGTAATCGTTCTTACTTAGTTGGATGTACTTTTCCTTAAGCCCAGAATTCTCTTACAGAActgttaatgatttttttcccgATTAAGATAACGGGAGTTGTCATAACCCCAGACTTCACATGAGTATAATGAAATAGGAGAGACCAATGAatcaaataatttgaatttcaaatcgAGAGTTAAAccaatatttcttattttccGATACACAACAAAAAGTGTCTTTTGGGCTTGCTCGGATAGACGTTTATTTTTACCGTGGCAAAACTACCATTGTAATCAAAAAGAACACCTAGATATTAAAACGAATTTTGGATATCAAGTTCCTTAtcatataaagtaaataaatttcattttctttttcttttagaaaacatTACAATTTTTTATTTCTCTATGTTTACACTTAGTTTCCACTGTTGACAGTATTCTTTAAACTTGTTGAATATAGTTTGTAACCCGTCTGGTGTTTCTGACGTTAAGACTGTATCATCAGCGACAGGACAACAAACGCCAATAGTATCTCAATAAGACTCGTTGATTTTTATcaaacaatcaatatttttctCCATAAGAAAAATCTTCCAAATCGTTAAGATACACTGCAACTAAAAATGGCGGACAATTTTCTCCTTGTTTGAGCCCGATATTGGAGGTGAACATTTGCGATACTTCATTACCATTTTTTACACAGGATTTTGTATAAGAGTACATGTTAAACAAGACCTTGAATATTTTACCAGTAATGTTACTTTTAagcattttttttccaaaaacctATTCGCCAAACTGAATCGAATGCTTTTCGAAAATCAACAAAGAAGATAAGTAAATtgatataagtacatgtacatgtaaaatgaatatattatcCGTGTCGAATGCCCTTTTCTAAATCCTACTTAAACGTTACTTATACGACTGATCTCGTCAGAAAGATTGTATAGCCTAGGATTTATTAGGGACGTGAAAGTTTTAACCTAAACACGAGACAATTGTTATTGCTCTGTAGTAATCTAAATCCCTACTATCATCTTTATTATTAAATATAGGTTTAATAATACCAGTGCTCCAACTCCCTGGTATTATACCAGTGTCTAacacaatatcaaacaaatttacatatatataggtaacataaCGTCAATGGAACTTTTGATATACTCATTAATTATATTATCGATACCACACGCTTTGTTATTACTTAATTTATTTACAGCAAAAATAACGTCTTCAGATTAATTCCACCATTTAGGATATTTTCATATGGGGCTTCACCCATAAGTGGGATTGTAAATTCCTCATCTTGTTCattatcaaaattcaattttttgatATATTCATGAAGCTTATCTATCGTCAGATCATAAAGCCCTTTTTTCGTATTGTATGTTTTCAATATTCCAAAATAGTTTAGGATCAACCTTAGAAGCTTTCCACATTTGACCTTCAACTTCTTGaaattttacttttctttttcaattttttttcccgATTTTTATTACTGTTTAAGATTTTATAGGCTTTCTTGGCTTTGTGAAATTCATTTCTTTTCGTGACACATTCACGATTTAACCACGGTTTGTCATCCTTAACTGTAAAAAAGATTCTTACTCCTGACTTTTTTTACTCCCAAACACATTCCTTGAAATTTTCATAAACATACCGGCGATATCATTCACAACATCATTCACATATTCCTCGGATATTTCAAGTTCATTTTCCTTCATGTTATCAATTGACCGCTTGTAATTTTCCTTCGCGATCTGTTCTTAGTTCAGCTATAAACTCCAATGTCAACCTGTCTTGACACAATGTGTGGCATTTATAGATGGTATGAATGGAAGATGCTGTATCAATATTTGCCACCCAATCTTGATAACAAATATCGACTATAGAATGACATTTGTAGCCTATAGAAGACCGAGACGACAGGTAGCAGTTAAACTGTATGCGTACTCTCACTTCGCTTTTATAGTttatttaattatctatttattaacTTATTTGCTCAGATCGATGGGAGAGTGATGAATGATCTTTGTTCAGGCTGTAATTATGACTATTCATACCCTCATAAATGCCCATTTCTCCATATAAGTATACATAATAATCTAGGTAAGCATATAAACAAAATGCAGATCTACTAGTAAACCTGTGAAAAGTCCATGGACGAATGAGGGTAAATATAACAGAGGgtacaaattatcattttcCATCGACTAAAGCCGCCTGCCCATCCAGATAATGTGACGACGAACTGGGTGAATCAATCTGCATTACGTTGTagtaatttacattttttttgtagaCGCAGGCCAGAACGGAGGATGAGTTGCTTCAGATTCTTGGTGATACTGAGATCCAGCTTCTCCTGAAACAGATGAGCATTGTGGACTATGAgaaggtaaaacaaaccaggtTACTGGAATAAATACCGCGTGTAAGGTCCTCTACAGGTGTGGATTATAATATATCCACTACAGGTGAGgattataatataacatctacagGTGAGGATTATCATATATCCTCTACAGGTGAGGATAATCATATATCCTCTACAGGTGTGGATTATAATATATCCTCTACAGGTGTGGATTATCATATATCCTCTACAGGTGAGGATTATCATATATCCTCTACAGGTGTGAATTATAATATATCCTCTACAGGTGAGGATTATCATATATCCTCTACAGGTGAGGATTATCATATATCCTCTACAGGTGTGAATTATAATATATCCTCTACAGGTGAGGATTATAATATATCCTCTACAGGTGTGGATTATCATATATCCTCTACAGGTGAGGATTATCATATATCCTCTACAGGTGTGGATTATAATATATCCTCTACATGTGAGGATTATCATATATCCTCTACAGGTGTGGATTATAATATATCCTCTACAGGTGTGGATTATAATATATCCTCTACAGTTGAGGATTATCATATATCCTCTACAGGTGTGGATTATCATATATCCTCTACAGGTGTGGATTATCATATATCCTCTACAGGTGAGGTTATCATATATCCTTTACAGGTGAGGAATATCATATATCCTCTACAGGTGAGAAATATCATATATCCTTTACAGGTATGGATTATAATATATCCTCTACAGGTGAGGATTATCATATATCCTCTACAGTTGAGGATTATAATATATCCTCTACAGGTGTGGATTATCATATATCCTCTACAGGTGAGGTTATCATATATCCTCTACAGGTGAGAATTATCATATATCCTCTACAGGTGAGGATTATCATATATCCTCTACAGTTGAGGATTATCATATATCCTCTACAGGTGAGGGTTATCATATATCCTCTACAGGTGGGGATTATAATATATCCTCTACAGGTGAGGATTATCATATATCCTCTACAGGTGAGGATTATAATATATCCTCTACAGGTGGGGATTATAATATATCCTCTACAGGTGAGGATTATCATATATCCTCTACAGGTGTGGATTATAATATATCCTCTACAGCAGGTGAGGATTATAATATATCCTCTACAGGTGTGGATTATAATGGATAACTCCTTAAATGTAATCGTATTTAATTTAATTCACTTTCATTGATTGTTGTGTGAAATAAAGAGTTAAACCAATAGTACTATttgacttttaatttttttttgttttgtttttgccgAGACTTCCAATCATCTAAAATGCATTGAATCTTCAGAATGTATTCAATTGGACATCGTATTGCTCTTTTAACATCGTATCTTTCGTTTTTGTTACCATACGTTGCCTTTAAACTCCCAATTCAATTTTTCCTTCAGTTACAAtagttttattctattttagaCTAAATCAGAAGCAACAATGATTCACTTAAAGAACTTTATGAGACTACAGCATTGCACAAAGGCTATAGAACAACTTGTAGAAGGTCTTCATAGCCTGGGATTTTTGGACAAGGTCAAGCGATATgcttgtgaccttgaacgatTTTTAGTTCCAACAGAAGGTTTCTTTGTGGACAGTGCGTTTATGCAGAAACAATTACTTGATCCGCTGGTGAACTTAAGGGCAATATCTGATGGACAAGTCAACGTCAAACAGTGGGCGGCGTTATGCTTGACCAGTCTGTCTGGTAAGTAACGCTTTACTGCATTTCGACAGTCTGTTATGcggtcatacatgtagtttaataTCGATTATGTAGCTTTGACCTGTACGATCTTCCTGTTCAGTAGATCACCTTATT contains the following coding sequences:
- the LOC117335394 gene encoding uncharacterized protein LOC117335394 — its product is MACAQRASSLEETLADLGTYLTTKRQITIQRDSIFKDFIEVLQRPGADKSRFEVKFTHDGWTEPASDTGGPRNQLFTNFFQECMVPERRMFQRYDKELFPVDNPAALHGRWFFSLGRAIVLSLVQQGAGFPYLAKCCFKKILNNDYIPEDKNLKKLLQKLTKAQTQARTEDELLQILGDTEIQLLLKQMSIVDYEKTKSEATMIHLKNFMRLQHCTKAIEQLVEGLHSLGFLDKVKRYACDLERFLVPTEGFFVDSAFMQKQLLDPLVNLRAISDGQVNVKQWAALCLTSLSDEQALNLYEFITGMRSLPVGDCDMMVEFNVQNTTDKLPRAITCAWLLLLPLGNDSVKEFIRSFKTALENRSEFGRI